A section of the Humulus lupulus chromosome 2, drHumLupu1.1, whole genome shotgun sequence genome encodes:
- the LOC133817798 gene encoding uncharacterized protein LOC133817798: protein MASHCFSSAGSLFTTSSSTIHTKVQEKWLGSFPLKRRNPVHLRFSSVLRTRAVLNNNSKSVEIPRQWYNLIADLPIKPPPPLNPRTHEPIKPEDLSPLLADELIKQETTSDRYIDIPDEVIDVYKLWRPTPLIRAKRLEKLLDTPARIYYKYEGVSPAGSHKPNSAVPQAYYNAKEGVKNVVTETGAGQWGSSLAFASSLFGLGCEVWQVRASYDQKPYRRMMMQTWGAKVHPSPSNLTEAGRNILQMDPSSPGSLGIAISEAVEVAAMNADTKYCLGSVLNHVLLHQTVIGEECIKQMEAIGETPDILIGCTGGGSNFAGLSFPFLREKLNGKMNPVIRAVEPSACPSLTKGVYAYDYGDTAGLTPLMKMHTLGHDFVPDPIHAGGLRYHGMAPLISHVYELGLMEAISIPQIECFQGAIQFARTEGLIPAPEPTHAIAATIREALKCRETGEAKVILTAMCGHGHFDLPAYDKFLQGNMVDLSFSKERIEAAMASIPKVAA, encoded by the exons ATGGCCAGCCATTGTTTTTCTTCTGCAGGTTCACTTTTCACTACATCTTCATCTACCATACACACTAAAG TTCAGGAGAAATGGCTTGGATCTTTTCCCCTAAAGAGAAGGAACCCAGTTCATCTGAGATTCTCTAGTGTCCTTAGAACAAGAGCAGTTCTCAATAACAACTCAAAATCAGTCGAAATTCCCAGACAATGGTATAATCTAATAGCAGATCTCCCTATAAAACCTCCTCCACCATTGAATCCAAGGACTCATGAACCAATAAAGCCTGAAGATTTATCCCCTCTTCTTGCTGATGAGTTAATTAAGCAAGAGACAACTAGTGACAGATACATAGATATTCCAGATGAAGTTATTGATGTCTATAAGCTTTGGAGGCCAACTCCTCTCATCAG AGCCAAGAGATTGGAGAAGCTTTTGGATACTCCAGCTAGAATTTATTACAAGTATGAAGGTGTTAGCCCAGCAGGGTCACATAAACCAAATAGTGCTGTTCCACAAGCATATTATAATGCAAAAGAAGGGGTCAAGAATGTTGTGACAGAAACTGGCGCTGGTCAATGGGGAAGTTCTTTGGCCTTTGCTTCCAGCTTATTTGGTCTTGGCTGTGAG GTATGGCAGGTTCGGGCCTCTTATGATCAAAAACCATATAGGAGAATGATGATGCAAACCTGGGGTGCAAAAGTACATCCTTCTCCATCTAACCTTACTGAAGCTGGTAGGAATATCCTTCAGATGGATCCTTCTAGCCCCGGAAGTCTAGGAATCGCTATCTCAGAAGCGGTGGAGGTTGCGGCTATGAATGCTGATACCAAGTACTGCCTTGGAAGTGTACTCAACCATGTTTTGCTCCACCAGACAGTCATTGGTGAAGAATGTATAAAACAAATGGAAGCTATTGGTGAAACACCAGATATTCTAATAGGATGCACTGGTGGGGGTTCCAATTTTGCAGGACTTAGTTTCCCTTTcttaagagaaaagctcaatgggaAAATGAACCCTGTGATTAGAGCAGTTGAGCCATCAGCATGTCCTTCCTTGACTAAAGGTGTTTATGCTTATGATTATGGTGACACTGCTGGACTGACTCCTCTCATGAAAATGCACACTCTAGGCCACGACTTTGTCCCTGATCCGATTCATGCAG GAGGACTGCGTTACCATGGAATGGCACCATTGATATCACATGTTTATGAACTGGGTTTAATGGAAGCAATTTCAATTCCCCAGATAGAGTGTTTCCAAG GTGCCATACAATTTGCTAGAACAGAAGGGTTGATACCAGCACCAGAGCCAACACATGCCATAGCTGCTACCATTAGGGAAGCTCTCAAGTGCAGAGAAACAGGAGAAGCAAAGGTGATTCTAACAGCAATGTGTGGACATGGTCACTTTGATCTTCCAGCTTATGACAAGTTTTTGCAAGGTAACATGGTTGACTTGTCTTTCTCAAAGGAAAGGATTGAAGCAGCAATGGCCAGTATTCCTAAAGTTGCGGCCTAA
- the LOC133817799 gene encoding uncharacterized protein LOC133817799, with amino-acid sequence MYVTRPLSMYRKSPSTLEMKPPDGPYSGLLVITDEEADSQDMLCWGQWDLCGICKRKSVKKLPFPQDKILSIVYTSEYHETTTTNVWFVPVPDQPLSSNCYYVIRAKGRHKGKACTCSREGDIINCCFRDVLRDKKPKPLDFKNVYQQVKIYHHHSGGFFAKSVAPDGVPPKFLRTKGWTVRCSSLNRLRLSEALGLDTSLRSQLPNFNFPIFNFHSPSVVVGKWHCPFPFVRDKTTRPKSQMKKSIFYTLTLEQWWEEIFSCGNVNSNNSNDNDQVNSVTVDAYVQREVYLVAGMEAVREDRNGHGGFSWFKVYNPNGRRGVVLSVGVSSAIAEHMRWVLDAGGWVSGDEREVKVERVEENSNGNRWRKFGCYVLVESFSLRRLDGSLVLKCSFRHTQRIQCKWE; translated from the exons ATGTATGTGACAAGGCCTCTTTCCATGTACAGGAAATCTCCGAGCACCCTTGAGATGAAACCACCTGATGGTCCATACTCAGGCCTTCTGGTTATTACAGATGAAGAGGCAGATTCGCAGGACATGCTCTGTTGGGGTCAATGGGATCTATGTGGTATATGCAAGCGTAAGAGTGTCAAGAAGCTGCCCTTTCCACAGGACAAGATTTTGTCTATTGTTTATACATCTGAGTATCACGAAACGACAACCACCAACGTTTGGTTTGTCCCAGTTCCAGACCAGCCTCTCTCTTCCAACTGCTACTATGTTATCAGAGCAAAAGGCAGACATAAAGG AAAAGCATGCACGTGTTCAAGGGAGGGAGACATAATAAACTGTTGCTTTAGAGACGTCTTAAGGGACAAAAAGCCAAAGCCTTTAGACTTCAAAAATGTATACCAACAAGTAAAGATCTACCACCATCACAGTGGTGGTTTTTTCGCCAAGTCAGTAGCCCCGGACGGTGTTCCTCCAAAGTTCCTAAGAACAAAAGGTTGGACAGTTCGTTGCTCAAGCTTAAACCGTTTACGACTAAGCGAAGCTTTGGGCTTGGACACCTCTCTTCGGTCCCAACTTCCCAACTTCAACTTCCCCATCTTCAACTTCCACTCACCCTCTGTGGTGGTTGGAAAATGGCACTGTCCATTCCCTTTTGTCAGAGATAAAACAACAAGGCCAAAAAGCCAGATGAAAAAGTCAATCTTTTACACTTTGACTCTTGAGCAATGGTGGGAAGAGATTTTCTCATGTGGGAATGTTAACAGCAACAACAGCAATGATAACGACCAAGTAAATTCAGTGACTGTGGATGCATATGTCCAAAGGGAGGTGTATTTGGTGGCTGGAATGGAAGCTGTGAGGGAGGACAGAAATGGGCATGGTGGGTTTTCTTGGTTCAAAGTGTATAACCCAAATGGGAGAAGAGGCGTGGTGTTGAGTGTGGGAGTGAGTTCTGCCATTGCTGAACATATGAGGTGGGTTTTGGATGCAGGTGGGTGGGTTAGTGGGGATGAAAGAGAAGTGAAGGTAGAGAGAGTTGAGGAGAATAGTAATGGAAATAGGTGGAGGAAGTTTGGGTGTTATGTGTTGGTAGAGAGCTTTTCTTTGAGAAGATTGGATGGAAGTTTGGTGCTCAAATGTTCCTTTAGGCACACCCAAAGGATCCAATGCAAATGGGAATAA